From Medicago truncatula cultivar Jemalong A17 chromosome 7, MtrunA17r5.0-ANR, whole genome shotgun sequence, a single genomic window includes:
- the LOC25497679 gene encoding protein trichome birefringence-like 19, which yields MKFQAMELLFGKNTPKQMIPKVTLLAIFAILVFTVTPLSYPLFRNPSSLKNIKKTNQPSTAFDDLNESASLPSTSIKKCDIFTGEWVPNPKGPYYTNKTCWAIHEHQNCMKYGRPDSDYLKWKWKPNGCELPIFNPFQFLEIVRGKSMAFVGDSVGRNQMQSMICLLSRVEWPVVVSHSQNDYFMRWHYPTYNFTMASFWTPHLVRSKESDLKGPGSTGLFDLYIDEPDENWITQIEDFNYVILNGGHWFTRSMVFYEKQKIVGCHYCLLENVPDLTMYHGYRRAFRTAFKAINNLQNFKGITFLRTFSPSHFENGLWNQGGNCVRTKPFRSNETQLEGFNLEFYMIQLEEFKIAEKEARKKGLKFRLYDTTQATMLRPDGHPSKYGHWPNENVTLYNDCVHWCLPGPIDTWSDFLLDMLKMEGVRSAEERRLHLHTN from the exons ATGAAGTTCCAAGCTATGGAACTTCTCTTTGGTAAAAACACACCAAAACAAATGATTCCAAAAGTAACATTACTAGCAATTTTTGCAATACTTGTCTTCACTGTCACACCACTTTCCTACCCTTTATTTAGAAATCCTTCATCCttgaaaaacattaaaaaaaccaATCAACCATCCACTGCATTTGATGATTTAAATGAATCAGCAAGTTTGCCTTCAACTTCTATAAAAAAGTGTGACATTTTCACAGGTGAGTGGGTTCCAAATCCAAAAGGACCATATTACACAAATAAAACATGTTGGGCAATTCATGAACACCAAAATTGTATGAAGTATGGAAGACCAGATTCTGATTACTTGAAATGGAAGTGGAAACCTAATGGTTGTGAGCTTCCTATATTCAATCCTTTTCAATTTCTTGAAATTGTGAGGGGAAAATCTATGGCTTTTGTTGGAGACTCAGTTGGTAGAAATCAGATGCAGTCCATGATTTGCCTACTATCAAGG GTGGAATGGCCCGTAGTTGTATCACACTCACAAAATGATTATTTCATGAGGTGGCACTACCCAACCTACAATTTCACAATGGCCTCTTTTTGGACACCCCATTTGGTAAGATCAAAAGAATCAGATTTAAAAGGTCCAGGTTCAACTGGACTCTTCGATCTTTACATTGATGAGCCAGATGAAAATTGGATAACtcaaattgaagattttaacTATGTTATTCTCAATGGAGGACATTGGTTTACAAGATCAATGGTATTCTatgagaaacaaaaaattgttggaTGTCATTATTGTCTCTTAGAAAATGTCCCTGATTTAACCATGTACCATGGTTATAGAAGAGCATTTAGGACTGCATTTAAAGCCATAAATAATTTACAGAATTTTAAGGGCATAACATTTCTTAGGACATTTTCACCCTCacattttgaaaatgggttATGGAATCAAGGTGGGAATTGTGTTAGAACTAAGCCATTTAGAAGCAATGAAACACAATTAGAGGGATTTAATTTAGAGTTTTATATGATTCAATTGGAAGAGTTCAAAATTGCTGAAAAGGAAGCAAGAAAAAAGGGATTGAAATTTAGGTTATATGATACAACACAAGCAACAATGTTGAGGCCAGATGGGCACCCTAGTAAATATGGACATTGGCCTAATGAGAATGTGACATTGTATAATGATTGTGTGCATTGGTGCTTGCCTGGACCTATTGACACATGGAGTGATTTCTTGTTAGATATGTTGAAGATGGAGGGTGTGAGATCAGCAGAAGAAAGAAGACTTCATTTGCACACAAATTga